The genomic interval GGGCTCCACGTCCCACTAGCAGTATACTTGCTATTTCTTTTATTGAACCTGAACAGTATTAATCCCACATAAAAAATTGTCTTGTATTGGTGTCATTTCTAATCCACATCGCAAGGTTTTTCTGAAAGAATTTATAAAAACGAATTACAAAAAGGATTTGAACTATGAGACTTTTTCTTGTTTATTGAATTTAcctgaataataatgaaaagagGGAATTTCCcgttgtttattttcaaatgagtgacagagatagggagagaaagagatataaagagagacagagagagagataaaaagaaaCAGATGGGGAGAGGGTGTGTCTGTGTGAGAGATTTCCGTCATTGAAACCCCATCCTACGTTTTGTTTCTTCTATTGCTAAGTAGCATCGAAAGTACAAACATAAGTATGCTGAATCGAAATGATCATGATCACGAACATGCATAAAGTGGGCTACTTTTGTTGAATGGCTAAACGATTATGATGTTTTCACCCCATACTAAGCTGACGCGAGCCACGAGAGGTACACCTCATTGTCTGTAAATTCATTGTCAGGTTAAGCAGTAAGATCTCTTGGAGGTATATGTTCACTTTTATACATTATTTCCCGGAGAGGTGAATGTATTCAGATGGCataatcacaattttttatGCCATCGAGTGTAAagaaataacaacaacaaaaataataataacaatgataacaaaatacaacTGAAATCACATAAACGGAGATAAGGGGGAGAGGGGTGGGTGTGACCAATCGATGAACAAATTCGAACGGTCGAGGTACCAAAGGAGGATAGGGGCTTCAGCCCCACCTGTATGtgtaaacatgtacaaaaacattaaaacCACTGCATTGCAATGTTATGCACGTTTAGCCTTCACAGTCATTTCTGCTCAGCTCGTCTACTTTCAAACTCCATTGCccctgaaatgaatgaaatatatatctatttGGTAAAGGGTCGGAAAACATGTAAAAATTACAACAATAGATCAACAATGCCCTGATCATTTTCATCTGCTgcaaaaaaaacatacaaatgtAAATCGTTGAAAAGGAAAACCTACTTCATATTTAACTCAAATTTGTAACCCCTTTTCAACTGCATGATATTTATGGGAAcatcatcatataagaatgcctttaacatgtttaatgtttGATACCCCTCTTGGATAGTATATATAAATGAGTTCATAACCCCCACCTCTGTCGCACATCGGGATATTTTGTTTACCTGTTGTTATGACGATGATatttttgctttcatactgAAGTATTGATCACCCCTGGGGACCTAGGGAAGTGGTTCATGATATTGAATTGTGATGCTTCGATGCAAACAATCATGTGGATATAATGATGGCCCGTGACTCCTTCCAAACGTAAATCAACGTTCATTGTCGTCTCCATCATCCACGTTTGCAGCGTCTCATGTGAAGTTTTAACGGGGATGAATCAACTTTTTCACTTTGACTGTCGTAGTGTGCGATATGGACTTGTGTATCCGGTTAATTTTGTCTAAAACGTTTAGAACGTCATCGATGCTCATCGATGTACAGGGGTGTGATGGTTTGGTATTGGAAGTTTGAAGAGTTTAAAAATCCTTGATGTGGGTGCATCTGTGACTACCTGTAAATGGTGATTTTGGTCTTATCTGTCTCACAGTGAACATTATTCAAAAGAGCTTTGTCTGAAAACAGCTAACATGGCCGAACAGGGCGAAGATCCTTTAATGAGTTCACAGAACCTGACTTGTCCACTATGCTTGGAAATGTTTAAAGATGCAACTCTTCTCACATGTGGACACACTTTTTGTCGCATTTGCCTCGAAAACTATGACGAGACCCAGAGAGAAGTTGCTGACATGGCTTGTCCTCTCTGCAGGGTGACAACTAAATTGGAAAAAGAACGCGTGGCAGGGCTCCCCGCTAATGTTACCGTCAATGGTCTGGTGGACGACTGCCGTTCTGCTGGTGAAGGCCATAAATCTCCTGATGATGTCACCAAGTGCACAGCCTGTGAATTTGGAAAGGATGCGGTTTCTTTCTGCATTGCTTGCAGTTATTACATGTGTGAGGGATGTGACGAGGGACACGGCAAGTTGATGACAACATTCTTCAGGGGTCACCAGGTAGTCTCACTGGATGATGTGAAAGAGAAGGATATCAGCATTGATGAGTTATCTAACAAATGTTCCATACACAAGCGAGATGACAAGGATTTGTTCTGCAAGGACTGCAAGGTCTTTATCTGTTACAAGTGTACGATCGTTAGTCATCGTGATCATGTCATCAAGAACCAACCCGACGTCGTGGATGAGCTTAAGAATACGGTAGATCGGCTGATCAAGCTGTCTGATTCAACCATTGCCTCACTCAAGGAAAATATTGAGTTCATTGAAGATAAGAAGGAAGGAGTTCAAGAAACTACCAAGAAACTTCGGGCTGATGTCATGGAGGCAGTTCATGTTAAATCTATTCAGCTCCAAGAAAATGAGCATATGCTTCTTGAACAAGTAAATGCTCTGCAGGAGAGGTGTGATGGCGACATAGATACCTTAAAAGAGAATGCCGTTCACAGGATCCAAAATATCTCACGTTCACTAGCATTGGTTAAGGACGGCATCAAGACACGCCATCTTGAGATGGAGAGATTAACGGCACACTCTTTAGTGTGTGAGGAATTGGAAGCTATTCTTGGTGaagcatttgatgaaacgtctgcAAAGGATATACTGGAGAGTGTGGAAGAGGtgaaatttcttcctaccgaTAACATGCATGAAGAAGTTGGCCAGTTCTCAACTCCGACATGCAGAATCATCAACAAATTTGAGTTTCCCAAACATATCCAAGGAATGGTCACGAAGAACATCAACAGCGTCGTAATTGCTCAATATGGTGGACAGAGTGTCATTAAAATCAACTCCAATGGCGATAAACAGGACATGCAGAAGCTACCGTCCATGTTCTACTACGACATTGCTTTTCAGAGCCGGTCCAAGATGGTGGTATCTTCCAATTCCTATTATGAAATTCATGTGCATGCCAAGGATGGATCTCGTCTGGCAACGATAGAAGTACCACGAGGTGGCGATTACCCAAAGGTGAGCATCGGTCCCTCAGATGAGATCTTGGTTGCCAACAAATCAAGCCAGGTTTTCATTTACGAGTCTAGCGGACAAACCCTGACACATACCATACCGACTCCAAACTTACCAAAGCAAGCCTTTGCTACCATGTCAGGAGCAATTGTCACGAGTTCTTGTGATGCAAACCCCAGTGTGGTACAGCTGTATGACAAGGATGGTAACGCAGGTACATCTCTTCGAGCCCTTCAAGGGGAATACCTCTATCCTGCTGTAGATAGTAAGGACAGGATCTTTATTGCAAGAGTCAAGAGGGGCACTATTCTGCTCACGCTCTATGAACTAGAAGGTCTTGACCTGAGGAAAAAGGCACAATTTGAAGAACTGAAAATATCCCCAGGTAGCAACGCATGCTATTTGGTGTGCCTTTCTCGAGGCATGCTTGCTTTTGCCTGTGGTTGTTGGCTTTATTTTGTGAAAGTTCCCTATATATAATATGCATACTAATAATTGCACTTGCCATTGCACTTGCTAATTGCTTACTTGTAAGCATGTtacttcatcatgttcatgaatgTGAAACCTAGAAAGTTAGTTGACATGGTTGATGATTTGCAAAAAGGAATTCTTTCCGCTTTTACTGAAGAAATGAACATTATTATCGACAATGTAATGGCAATGAATCTTATACACTCTTTATTGCCTAAGAAAGgaattttcttcttcatatttttgttttcgcATTACATTACATGTGTTATGAAATGTAAGTATTGTCAATATATGATATTATTAATGAACTATTAGAATCTCACTGTAATAGTATGATTTCTGTAAAACGTATAACTTCTGagtaatattttatttctggCACATATGCTTTTTGGTTtgtaaattgttttaaaaagtgAGTGTTTCAAGGCCAATATCATCCTCTTTAGGGGGATGCGAATTGACTAACATTGTATATGGTTTCTCATTGATTGTGTGATATAAAAAGCTACATTTTAAAGTAACTATACATGCTgagataaatatatacattgaatgaaattggcctattattttatttgtataaagaaactaaaatgtttatAGAGGAACATACTTGATTTGCGACTTGGTACATAAactattttattacatgtactgcGGTATGAATGTAGTGAACTAACCTGTTATCATTCAATTGAGCATAatatcaaaggtcaagtccacccagaaAAGTGTTGATATGaattgaatagagaaaaatcaaatatgaataatgctgaaattttGATCACaaccggatgtaaaataagaaagttatggcatttttaagtttcactatTTTTCcccacaaaacagttattatgcATAACTCGGCAGCaggcaaatgagagagttgatgatgtacttcactcactatttcttttgttttgattgtgtgaattatacaatacttcatttttcacagatttgacaataagtacCAACTACtagactgaaccataaaatgttaaaacaattgtaattctccatgttcatggaggaagaaAACTTGTTTCACCttccaatgaggagaaaattagaatatttcatatttcatataatgaaataaagatgaaatagtgagtgagtgatgtcataagtcccctcatttgcatactgaccaggatgtgcatataactgttttgtgagattaagcaaaacttaaagatgtcataactttcctattttacatccgattttgatgaaattttcaatgttatacttgttggatttttctccttttgtttaaatcaactttttgttagggtggacttgtcatttaaaGACTACGCTgttcagaatgttgcattacgGGTTAGGAATCTGGCTAGCTTAGAGTAGTTGAGGAATTGAGGTGATGCTATTAAGGCTGCAGCTTCGTATTTGCTTCAAGCAAATTCTTGTCTCACCCAATGCGCGTGCAAAGTGCGAGTGATACTTTTCTTTTCcatctttttctttgtttctcttttttcatttttttgtgtcGGGGGTGGGGGAGAAAGCCGCTTTGACCCCTTTGATCTGCATCCTTATTTctacatatatataatttgtcatttTCTGAGAAGCAATCTAAGAAAAATTTAAAGCAAAGACTTTTAATACCGGTATTTGTAATTTATGGAAACAATCCCATACTGTGGCTGGACTAATATATAAATTTTCTATTGATTTTCCTTTGTAAATTTAATTTTCTATATCCTGAAAATATTTCGGAATAAAATTGTATAGCTTGataagatttttcttttaatggtTTGCATATTCGTAAATTTTGTTATTACGTtcactgtttttgttttcaacTGATATTATGAATGATATTCATTCGTGCGTGAATTATAAAACACCCTATACGAATCGAACGATGGCTCTCTAATTTGTTAGTACTTTCTACAGTTCTAATTCAATTTTAGATAATTGTTGCTATCACTGCTTCTGTTGTTATCTTAATAATCTAGAAATCTTCACAAATTTGATGTGTTGCAGAGTGCGGTTCTTGTCTGTTTCTTGcaattaaaaggaaattaattGTATTCTCGCAATATCTTTACCATGGCAGAGTAAATCATTTTGTGCAGTGTCTGTGCATTCGTTGTAAGGCATATCTGATGATATTAGAGTGGATTggcagagagaaagaaagaga from Lytechinus pictus isolate F3 Inbred chromosome 2, Lp3.0, whole genome shotgun sequence carries:
- the LOC129275202 gene encoding E3 ubiquitin-protein ligase TRIM56-like, with translation MAEQGEDPLMSSQNLTCPLCLEMFKDATLLTCGHTFCRICLENYDETQREVADMACPLCRVTTKLEKERVAGLPANVTVNGLVDDCRSAGEGHKSPDDVTKCTACEFGKDAVSFCIACSYYMCEGCDEGHGKLMTTFFRGHQVVSLDDVKEKDISIDELSNKCSIHKRDDKDLFCKDCKVFICYKCTIVSHRDHVIKNQPDVVDELKNTVDRLIKLSDSTIASLKENIEFIEDKKEGVQETTKKLRADVMEAVHVKSIQLQENEHMLLEQVNALQERCDGDIDTLKENAVHRIQNISRSLALVKDGIKTRHLEMERLTAHSLVCEELEAILGEAFDETSAKDILESVEEVKFLPTDNMHEEVGQFSTPTCRIINKFEFPKHIQGMVTKNINSVVIAQYGGQSVIKINSNGDKQDMQKLPSMFYYDIAFQSRSKMVVSSNSYYEIHVHAKDGSRLATIEVPRGGDYPKVSIGPSDEILVANKSSQVFIYESSGQTLTHTIPTPNLPKQAFATMSGAIVTSSCDANPSVVQLYDKDGNAGTSLRALQGEYLYPAVDSKDRIFIARVKRGTILLTLYELEGLDLRKKAQFEELKISPGSNACYLVCLSRGMLAFACGCWLYFVKVPYI